Genomic window (Staphylococcus debuckii):
ATTGAAGGACCTTCATTATTTTCAGGATTAGCGTGACTTTCTGAGCTGACACTTTGTGCATGTGCTTGTGTATTATCTACTTCACTGCTTGTGTATTCCTGAGTTGATTTATTATTTTTATCCGGCTCATTTTGTACTGGATGGTTTACTTTTTCTGTATCAGATTTAGTTGCAGAGATTGCTTTATTTTTTTGTGCTTTTTGCATTCTTCTCTTATCAGAAGGCGTCATCATTACGTTAACGGGCTTAGCACCTTTACGGATAGGACGTTTCTTCTCAGGTACTGCTTCCACTTTAACTGGACTTGCTTCTTTATTTTCTTTGTTATCTTGTAACTCAGCAGGTTCAGTTTCAGATGATGGTTGGTCAGATAATTCATTTGGCGCTGCAGTATCTTCTTGTTTCTTAGCTGGCGATGATGCTGGTTCATTTTCAGGTGATAGTTTCGGCTCTAACGACTGCTCATTTGCATCTTGCTTTTCAGATGATGTTGTTGAATCTGGTTTTTCATTCACATTAAAAGTTTTCTCTTGAGTAGGTTCTAACTTCGGTTCTAATGATTCAGAATTATTTTTGGTTGCGTTGCTGATTGACTCTGTTTCTGGTGCAGCTTTATCATCTGCAAAGTCTTCAGATTCTGTCTCTGGTTTTAGTTGAGGTTCCTCTACTGCATTCTGCTTTTGACTTGTTTCCGGATTTTTATCAGTTGAATCATTTACATTGGCAGGTTCCGCTGCTGCTTCATCCTCATTATAATCCGACGTTTCGTTGTTCTCTTCTTTTTCTGGACCTTCTGTTTGAACTTCGGTATATTGCGCTTCGCTTATTTCCGGTTCAGCATGTTTCAATGGTTCACTAGTATGTTCGATTGGTTCAGTTCGATTCTTTATATTTTCTATGCCTGAAGCAGTTTCGTCTTCTTGTGGAGCTGCATAATCATTTACGATTTCAACGTCTTTGTCATCCACTGATTGAACTTGCTGAACGTCATCTAAATTGATTTCTTCATAATCAAAATCTGGATTTAAATCAGGTTCAGCTTCATGATCATTTTTACTAGCTGCTGCTTCAGTAGCATCTTGTACCTTATCCGAATCAATATGTTCATCTTTATCTTCATTCACTTCAACTGGACGCTCTTCATTGAAGACAGGTTCTTCTACATATTGCTTAGCTTGTTTAGCATACATATCATCGATTGCCTGCTGAATGGATCCAGTGTCTTCTTGCTCACGTTTTTGTTGCAATGCTTCTTTGAATTTCTTGCGCTTCAAGAACTTGCGTTCACGTTCTCTGCGAATTTCTTCAACAATTTGTGAGGCATAAATATTATTGATATTTATAGTGTTATCCGTAGATGAATAATTAGGTGTTTCTTTCATCGTATGTTGTATTTCATCAGGCTTTTCAAAATGAGAAGTTTCAGTACCTTCATTTTGAGAAGATGATGGTTGTGATGTTGTATTTAATTTATCTTGTCTTCGTGCTCCATTTAACGGATCAGTCGGAATACGTTCTTGTCTTTCATCCGCTTCCTCATTTTTAATAGTACCGTCGCTTTTAATCACGCCATTCTCTAGTGGATGACGTTTCTTAGTACCAAAAATTGCAGAAGGCACTTCCTCTGCTTTGAATTCACCGCTTCTATAATAGATTTCTTTGGTATCATATGAAGAAGTATAATTTTGAACACGACGCTTTGACGATGTATAAGATGTTTCCTTAGGTGAATGATGATGCTGATGATTATTTTGTGTTCGTGTGCTGCGAGATGAGCGAAAAGTATTTTCATCTTGATTGCCGCTTGTATCAAAGTTGCGACGTCTTCTATGGCGTCTATTATCTTGTTGTTGATTCGCAGCATATGCATTTTCTTCTGCATGTGAAATTTGTGAGTCAGAATCAGCTGAATCAAAATCACCTTCAGTATTCTCAGTATTATTCACATGCATCGGAAAGCGAAAATTACCTTTCGGACGATTATATATATCATTATTTTCAGGAAGTAATGATTGACGATGACGTTCTTTTTCTTCTAATTTTTGTCGACGTTGACTATATTTCCGCTGATATACCTCTTCGTCATCTCCATCGCTAAATAGTTTATCGAACCAGCTCATAAATTCACTTCCTTCCCAAATTTAATTATTCTTCAAAAAATGGTTGTCCAACTTGATATTCATCAGATAAAACTAAAATCCCTTTTTCTTTTGGTGCGTTTGGTAAATTCAATTCTTTCATTGAGCAGACCATACCGCTAGAAGGTACGCCTCTTAATTCAGCATCTTTAATCACCATACCACTCGGCATTACGGCACCTACTTTAGCAACTACTACTTTTTGTCCTGCTTCCACATTAGGTGCGCCGCAAACAATTTGTAAAGTCTCATTTCCAACGTCAACTTTCAGCACACTTAGTTTGTCAGCATTCTGGTGTTTTTCTTTCGATTCAACATAGCCTACTACAAACTTAGGTGATAAATCAGAATCTAATTTATCGTCAATACCCGCATCATTGATAGTTTGTTGTAGTTGCTCTACTAATTCAGGTGTTAATTTGATATGACCGTTGCCTTCTAAAGATAAATTTTGTGATGCGTTGAAAATATTATAGCCTGTAACTTTATTATCTTGAGTGATTCTTACGACGTCGCCGAATTGATGATAGTCAAATTCACCTTCTGCAGGATCTAATTGTAAAAATGCGACATCTCCGACACCATTTTTATTATAAAATAAATTCATTTTTATTTCTCCTTACTTTTTGTCGTTTTTGTTGTTTTTATTCTTTTTCACTGCACTTAGTTCTTGCACTACGTTTGGACTATTTTCTTGCTTAGCTTTATTATTTTTGGCCAAGATGAAAATAGGTTCAAAGTGCCCTTTATCATAAGCGAATGATAAAGATGTAATCGGAACAAGACCATTTGTGAAGAATTCCATTGTAAGATGTGCCATCACATCATATCCTGTTTTGTTACGGATATCTGCAATAATCAACACATCTTGATGCGGAATGGCTACTAACATTTCACCTTCACACTGTTCTTCAAATTGGTTGAGAAGCGGTGTATTTAATATTCTGCTGGCATCGTAACCATCATTAGTGTTAATGAAATAAAAGATATTCCCTTTTACTTCATCAGTTTTATATGTTGTATCTAGCTTGCGAACGTTAAATAACGCCATTTCTTTAACTTGTTGTGCTGTAGCATTCATTTGTTTCAACATGGATTCATCTATCAGCCGATAAGATTTACCTAAGTCTAATGCATAATAAATATTAGTTTCTGCAGTATGTTGATCTATCACAAATTTATGCCCTTCTTTGGTTTCTTTTTCGAAACTTGCTGCACGCATGACAGGCATAATTTTTAAATTTTGAATATCCTCTTGTGCTTGGTCGCTCATTTGTGCAATCGTTTCGTTGACATAATATACGATTTCATCAACAATCGTTTCTTTTTTGTCATTATATTTAGCTACAATCGGTGTTAATCTGATTGTTACGCCTTTACCATTATCTTTTCTAGCAATGCGCAACGTATCTTCATCACGATTAAATGAAAAATTCACATTTAAATGATTTAAACGTTCTTTTAATTTATCTCTCATTTGAAAGACATTCATATTTAACACTCCTAATTACATACCTTTATATAGTTTACCGTAAAAATACCCTTAGGAACAGAAAAAATGCGTAATTTCCTAAGGGTATTTTGATTTAAATATTATTGATAAATTCATCTATTTGTTCTATCGTTTTGCGATCTTTACTGATATAACTGCCTACTTGTTCTCCATTTTTATAAACTAGAAAACTTGGGATTCCCATTATGCCGAGTTCCACACATAAATCAATAAATTTATCTCTATCCACTGAGATGAAGGTATATTCTTTATGTTTTTCTTCTAATTCAGGCAATCTCGGTTTAATAAAACGACAATCTACACACCAATCAGCAGTAAACATAAAAATAGTATGACCTTGTTTTAATTCGTTAAATTCTTCTACAGATTTTAATTCTCTCATTACTTTCACTTCTTTCTAGATATTAAGAGTATTGTAAATGCTCTATTTGTTTATCATCAAGTGCTTGAATCGACTCGAACAACAATTGACGCGCAGCATAGTAATCACGAATATCAAATACAGAATCTGAACTGTGAATATAGCGTGCACAAACGCCGATAACCGCTGTAGGTATGCCACTGTTGGCTTTGTGAATTTCTCCGCCATCAGTGCCTCCGGGAGAAATATAGTACTGATGTTTGATATCATGTTGATTACACAGCTCTAAAAGATAATCTCTGAAAGCAGGTTTTAACAACATTGTACCGTCTTTAATACGTATTAAAGTTCCTTCGCCCAGTTGTCCTAAGAGTTGTTGAGCACCTTTCATATCGTTGGCTGGTGAACAATCAACGACAAAAGCGACATCAGGATCAATTTGCTCAGCTGCTGCTCTCGCACCACGTAAACCAACTTCTTCTTGCACATTTGCGCCGACATAAAGCTCGACATCTAATTGCTTATCTTTAAATAATTTTAAGATTTCTATAGCTAATAAACAACCGTAACGATTATCCCAAGCTTTCCCAGCAAACCGTTGTTCAGAAAGTTGGATGAATTCAGTGTCAGGAACAATTGAGTCGCCTATTTCAATACCACGGGCACGTACTTCTGCAGCAGATGCACTGCCAATATCCAACATTAAGTCTTTAATTTCTGGTAAACCTTCATTACCAGTTCTGAAATGTTTCGGTATACTTGCAACCACGCCAGTGATGATTTCATTATTACGATTTTTAACTTTCAATCTCTGACCTTGCCAAATATCTGCCGCCACTCCGCCTAAATTAGTAAATTGAATCATACCATTATCAGCAATATGTGTGATCATAAATCCAACTTCATCCATATGTGCTGCAACCATTACTTTCTTCGCGTTAGGGTTCTTTGAATGCTTCACTGCGTAAAAACCGCCCATTCGATTATAAATAAAATCGTCAGCATAAGGTTCCATTTCATTTTTTATGTATGCCTTTAAATCACTTTCAAATCCAGGAGCACTATGAAATTCAGTTAATGCTTTCATATGTTTTAAAGTTTCTTTTTTAGTCAAGTCCATATACGGTTCCTCCTTAATTATTCATTAATGCCCTTCACTTATGATAGAATATTAATATAACTTAAGTGGAGGTATTAATTGAGATGTCTCGAAAAAAAATTTGGTTATTGATAGTTTTACCAATCACACTTTTGGTGAGCGGTGTATTAGTTTACCTCACAATTCTCAGCACTAAAAAGTACGACCCATTCAAACTCATTGAAGAGGTGAAAAGTTACTTTATGAATGTAACTGGGTCATACATCGTCTCAGAGCCTCAGCCTTTTGAACAAGATGGTATCGCGTATGAAGTATATCGTGGCGGGGTGACAACTGAAAACCATGGTAAAGTCAGCAACTACGAATTTGTGGCTGATGCAACGAATGGTAAAATTATTAATATTAAAGAAGTTTAATATTAATGCTTAATTTCAAAATAATTTGCGATACTTCCTACATCGGAAGTATCGTTTTTTATTATCTTTTTATAGCTGACTGAATTGTTTTTTGCTGTGAATTATATTTAATCGCAAAGTAATCTGCATCATGATAAAACAAGAACCAAAAATCATTATAAATGAAATAAGGTATCAGTCTTTCTTTTTCACGGATACTTTGCATCGGATAATCATCATAAGCTGTGACCCATAAAGGATTGAAGTGTGCATGTGATGGGAAAATATCAGCCATATGCACTGCACGTTCCCCATTGCTTTCAATCGTAATGATACTGTGGCCGTAACTGTGCCCCCCAGTATGTTGCATTTTGATACCAGGATAAGGTTCAATTTTATCATCAAACAAAATCATATGTTCTTGATAATCACCTTGATTTTGAGGCCAATAGGTTGCTTTGCTACGAATGTTAGGTGCTAAAAATTCCTGCCATTCATCTTGTTGAATATAATGGATTGCGTTAGGAAATTGCGCATGCCCATCATTGTCTGCTAAACCTGCAGCATGATCAAAATGCATATGCGTCATCAGTACGATATCAACATCTTCAGGTGTAAGATTATAAGCAGCTAGATTGTCTTTTACATAACTTTCGTTCTCGACTCCCGAATGTTGTTTTTGTTTATCAGTCAATTTACCCATCCCTAATCCTGAGTCAATTAAAATATTTTTATCCTTTGCCATAATCAGGATAGGATGTGTTGACATTCTCACTTGATTCTTATCATTCGGTTTCAGTTTACGTGACCATAAGGCTTTAGGCACTGGGCCAAACATTGTGCCGCCATCCATATTTGTCATTCCACCATCAAGATAATAAATTTTTAAATCCCCTAAATTCATTCTACCCCTCCATTTCAGTGCTTAATAATTAGTATAGGTCTTGTCAGAATGAATATCAAATCAACCTCTATTAAAAAAACCGCATTCCTATGAATGCAGTTTCATCACTTAATGGAACTTTGCTTCCATACGATAAATGCGCGAACCTTTATCAGCAAATTTCCGTTCGTATTCAGTTTCAATGTTATCTTCATCATCTTCATCATGAAGGTTTAAATTAATTTTTGTAAAATACATTCCAAATTGCGACATGCTTTCTAAACTATACGCAAAGAGACCGCGATTATCTGTTTTAAAATGTATTTCTCCTTCTTCTTTTAAAATAGCTTTATACAAAGCTAAAAAAGAATGATAAGTTAAGCGACGTTTCGCATGTCTTTTCTTTGGCCAAGGATCTGAGAAATTTAAATAAACACGATCTACTTCACCATCTTCAAAGTAATCGGTTAATTCCATCGCATCGTTACAAATTAACTTGATATTCTGCAATTGTTTTTCCAATACTTTGTCTAACACGCGAATCATAACATTTTTGTCTCTTTCTAAAGCAACAAAATTAACTTCTGGATGTTGGCTTGCAAGCTCTGTAATAAACTGTCCCATACCAGAACCGACTTCAATATAAATAGGCTGAGTTTTATCAAACCACTCAGACAACTTTTTAGCATGAGTGCCATCAATGTCGACAACTGTATCATGTTTTCGTAAATAATCCTCTGCCCAAGGTTTATTTCTTAATCTCATTCGATATTTCTCCTCAAATAAATACGTTGCTGTTCATAACTTCATTTAAGAATTTCAGCCAAATATTCATATCTTTATAGCGTTTTTGTTCTTCATTCCATTCTACTAATCCGATTGCTTGAATGACTGTATACCATTTCATACGCTTGCTCAAATCTAAAGATTCTTTCGCGCCGTACTTTTCAAGCCATTCAGACCATTCGTTTTGAGGAACGTAATTGTAAAGCAGCATTCCGATATCAATTGCTGGATCTGCTAACATCGCACCTTCCCAATCAACGAGATATAACTCATCATGATCGGATAGTAACCAATTATTATGATTTACATCACCATGAACTACAGTATAAAAGCGAGGATCCAATTCAGGTTTATGTTCTTCAAGATAAGTCAATGCCTTACGCACCACATGATGAGTCAGCACTTGTCTTGAAAGCGATGTATTGATCTTTTGATATAAGATGTCCGGAGTAATGGGTTCCATTTCCATGCGCTTCAACATCGTCAAAAGCGTTTTAGAGCTATGAATTTTTTTGAGTAATTTGGCTACTCTTGTTTGATTCATCTCTTCAAAAGTAAGTTCTCTGCCATTTTTCCAATGTTGCGCGGTTACAACCTCTCCGGTTTCAATACGCTTTGTCCACACTAATTTAGGGACAATACCCTCTGCAGATAATGCTGCAATAAAAGGATTTGAGTTTCTTTTTAGAAATAATTTTTGACCATCTTGCTCAGCCATATAAGCTTCGCCCGATGCACCGCCAGCAGAATCCAATGTCCACCCTAACTGATAAAACTGCTCCAACACGTTCACCTCGCTTTCAATTAGAAAATGGCTCAAGAATAGTGTTTCAAGAGCCATATTTTACATTTTGTTAATTACTTTTTAAACGCTTCACGTCTTTAGCACTCATTGTTAATTTTATAGTTTTTAAAGGCTTATTTCAACCAAAAATGAGAAACTAAAAGGCACATTTTACCTTCTGAAAAGTTATCCTTTCGAAGAAAAATTTTGAATTTAAGCAGCATTTTGAAACTGTTTTAATTTCGATACGCACTCATAAATAATCATTATTTATTGTGCAGCGACAATTAAAAATTATAACACAGTTTAGGTGTTAAAGTTGGATATTTTGTACGTTTGTTAAAAATTTATTTATTGTGACTTTCTTCAATTTTCTGACTAAACTCATCTTGTAACTTACGTGTTATTGGGCCGACTTTACCGTCTCCTACCGCTTCACCATCTAATTTAATAACAGGCATTACTTCCACAGATGTACTTGAAACGATAATTTCATCTGCATTCTTTAAGAAGTCTACAGTAAATGTCTCTTCTTTAAATGGAATTTCCGCTTTTTCTGCTACATTTTTAATAACCTGACGTGTAATACCGTTAAGAATATAGTTATTAATTGGATGTGTATAGATTACGCCATCTTTAATTGCATATACGTTGCTTGATGCTCCTTCTGTGACTGTTTCACCACGGTGTTGAATCGCTTCAGCAGCATTATATTTCACAGCATATTCTTTCGCTAATACGTTTCCTAGTAAATTCAAGCTTTTAATATCACAGCGTAACCAGCGAATATCTTCAACAGTAATGGCATAAATACCGTTTTCTAACTCTTCAAACGGTCTGCCATAGCTTTTCGTGAATGCCATAATCTGTGGTTTAACCTCTGGACCTGGAAACGCATGGTCTCTTGGTGAAGCACCTCTAGTTGCTTGAATATAAATACCGCCATTTTGAACATCGTTCTCATCAATTAAGGATTGAACTGTCTGCGTTAAAGATTCAACTGTTTCTTCTAAATCGATATCGATTTCTGCAGCACTGCGCAAAAATCTTTCGAAATGCTCTTTAACAGTAAACAAAGTTCCGTCATATACACGAATATATTCATATACGCCGTCCCCAAAGTTATAGCCTCTGTCGTTATAAGGAATCTTTGCATCTTTTCCGTCTACAAATTGGCCATTCAATAACACTTTATTAGTCATAGTCATTCCTCCACACATAATGCATATAGCGCTTCTAAATAGATGCTAGTTGCATTAAATAATTGTTTTTTAGTGATGTATTCGTTTCTTTGATGCATCAAGTCCTCTGAGTCGCTGAACATCGCTCCGAATGCTACTCCTTTGTCTAGATTACGTGCATATGTGCCGCCGCCGATAGTATAAGGTTCTGTCATGTCACCTGTTTGGTTACGATAAGCTTGTACGAGTGTTTGTACAAACGGATCATTTTTATCAACATAATGCGGACGTTGCACTTTACCTAAATCTAATTCAAATCCCAATTCTTGAACTTCATTTGTAAAACGTTTAATTGCCTCGTCAAATTCAAAGCCTTCCGGATATCGTAAGTTAATACCATATTCTCCCCCGTCTGCTTTTGAATAAGAAATAATACCGATATTAGTAGTTAAATCTCCCATTTTATCAGTATGGAACTTCATTCCCATTTTTTCACCAAAGTGTGATTCAAATAAATATCTTTCGCTTAAGTCCGTAAATTTAGCTGCTTGTTCATCTAAATTTAATTCGCTTAAGAAATGAATAAGGAATAGTCCGGCATTTAAACCGATAGATGGATCCATACCGTGTACCGCTTTACCTTTCATGCGCAATACTAAAGTATCTCCGTCCAATTCGCTTGTACCATTTAAATCATGTGCTTCTAAGTAATTTTGGTAAAACTCTGTCACATCTAGATTTTCATCTTTTACAGTCAGATGTGCTACAGCTTCATCCGGTACCATATTATAACGTTGACCTGATTCAAGTGATTCCAATACTACTGCTGCTTCTTTTTCATCCGCAGATTTATTTTCTTGTTTGATATCGAATGTAGTAATACCTTTTTCACCATGAATTGCAGGGAATTCAGCATCTGGGGCAAACCCTAATGCTGGCATTTCTTCAGATTCAAAGTATCGATTTACTCCGATCCAATCTGATTCTTCATCAGTACCTACAATGATATGCACACGTTTCTTCCAGTCTACGTTCATATCATTTAAAATTTTCACTGCATAATAAGCTGCAATAGTCGGCCCTTTATCATCTAAAGTTCCTCTTGCAATGATTGCATCATCAGTTACAGTTGGTTCGAATGGCGGTGTATCCCAGCCTTCTCCAGCAGGTACTACGTCAACATGACAAAGAATGCCGAATAAGTCTTCACCTTCGCCTACTTCGATTCTTCCAGCAACATGATCTACATCATGTGTGGCAAATCCATCACGTTCTGCGAGTTGATACATATAATCAAGCGCAGCTTTGGGTCCTGGTCCGAGCGGTGCATCCGATGTAGCTTTACTATCGTCTCTGACACTTTCAATTGATAGTAATCCGCTTAAATCAGCTATAATTTGATCTTCATATTCTTGCACTTTTTCTTTCCACATTCGTGATCAACTTCCTTCTCAATTTTTAGTTCATGTTCTATTTTACCCTAACTATTTATGAAACAACAGTGGTAACCCTACAAATTTTCTGTCAATTTTGTTCATTACTGATATGACAGGGCAGACATATTTAAATTTTATTTTCTCTTTGTAAAAAAAGAGGCGGGAAAGAAATGACATCGATGAAAAATCATTTCGTCCTGCCTACCCGTCTTAACTGTTTAAAATCAAAATAGAATGTTAGTTTAGGAAACAGGAGCTGAAACACACTAATGTCTCAGCTCCTGTATCATAATCATTATTTATTATCGTTATGAGATTGATTTTGATTAGAAGATTCATTTCCATTTTGTTTCAAATCTTCATCAGTTACAATTCTGATATTATGTTGAGGTTCGTCAGATTGTTTTGCATCATCCAAAGTTGGAGCTGCAGCATCTGGATTATTGTTGCTGAAACGCTCTTTTTGTTCTTGAACAAAAGCTTTCGGATCTTGTTTTACTTTATCCGCATAACCTTTAGGATCTTGCTTCACTTCGTTAAAAGTTTGAGAAGCATTTGAAGCAATTTGAGAAGCTAAATCTTTAGCATTTTGCTTATAAGATTCTGGATTCTCTTTGTATTTATCATATTCATTTTTCAATTTATCTCTGCTATCTTTTCTAGTTAATAAAACTGCTGCAGCTGCTGCACCGATGCCTACAACCGCTCTTAAAAAATTACCTGACTTTGCCATAATTATCACCTTCACTTTTTTATTGTTGAACTAATTCTATTTCTTCTTTCGTCAATTCTCGATATTCGCCTTCCGAAAGAGTAGAATCTAGCTGGAGTTGTCCAATTTGAACCCGCTTTAATTGCAGTACCTCATTATCAATGGCATGAAACATTCTTTTTACCTGATGGAATCGTCCTTCTTGAATAGTAACGTATACTATCTTGCTCTCTTCTGTGCATTTTAATTCTGCTGGTTGCGCTTTACCATCAGATAACTCAACGCCGTCAGCAAATATTTCAATATCCTGTTGGCTTACTGCTTTCTCCGCTTCGACACGATATACTTTAGAAACGTGCTTATTTGGACTCATGATGTCATGGTTAAACTGGCCATCATTAGTTAACAGTATCAGCCCTGTAGTATCTTTGTCTAATCTCCCGACTGGAAAAATATTTAAATTTTGAAAGTCATCAATCAAATCAAGAACTGTCGAATGTTCATTATCTTCAGTTGCCGAAATATATCCAGCTGGTTTATTTAGCATAATATAGACTTTATCGACATATGTTATAAGGTTGCCATTAACAGTAACCGAATCTTCTTCCGGATTAATATGAGCTTTACTTTGTTTTTCATTTTTACCATTAACCTGCACTTGATTTTTCTTTAATAGCTGTTTGACTTCGCTTCTAGTACCGACGCCCATATTAGCTAAAAACTTATCCAGTCTCATTATGAGATTCTCAACTTTCTACGGATTTTACTAGGTAAGTCTCCTAAAAATTGATCAGCTAATCTTGTTTTCAAAGTAATGCCTCCATAAATTACTACACCGACAAGTACTCCTACTACAACGATAATTAAGCTGCCGACTTTAGAAGCTGGAGAAATAAACATTTGCATTAACCAGAATGATAATTCAACACCAGCCATCATGATGAATCCATAGATGAATATTTTGGCAAATTGAATAAATGTTTCGGTAAATGTAAATTTCGCATATTTTTTCAAAATGAAGAAGTTACAAATGTTTGCAACCAACAAGGCAATTGCCGTACTTAAAATTGCTCCTGCTGTATGGAATGCGACGATCAATGGAATATTTAATACTGCTTTCAAGACTACC
Coding sequences:
- the dat gene encoding D-amino-acid transaminase, translating into MTNKVLLNGQFVDGKDAKIPYNDRGYNFGDGVYEYIRVYDGTLFTVKEHFERFLRSAAEIDIDLEETVESLTQTVQSLIDENDVQNGGIYIQATRGASPRDHAFPGPEVKPQIMAFTKSYGRPFEELENGIYAITVEDIRWLRCDIKSLNLLGNVLAKEYAVKYNAAEAIQHRGETVTEGASSNVYAIKDGVIYTHPINNYILNGITRQVIKNVAEKAEIPFKEETFTVDFLKNADEIIVSSTSVEVMPVIKLDGEAVGDGKVGPITRKLQDEFSQKIEESHNK
- the pepV gene encoding dipeptidase PepV, with product MWKEKVQEYEDQIIADLSGLLSIESVRDDSKATSDAPLGPGPKAALDYMYQLAERDGFATHDVDHVAGRIEVGEGEDLFGILCHVDVVPAGEGWDTPPFEPTVTDDAIIARGTLDDKGPTIAAYYAVKILNDMNVDWKKRVHIIVGTDEESDWIGVNRYFESEEMPALGFAPDAEFPAIHGEKGITTFDIKQENKSADEKEAAVVLESLESGQRYNMVPDEAVAHLTVKDENLDVTEFYQNYLEAHDLNGTSELDGDTLVLRMKGKAVHGMDPSIGLNAGLFLIHFLSELNLDEQAAKFTDLSERYLFESHFGEKMGMKFHTDKMGDLTTNIGIISYSKADGGEYGINLRYPEGFEFDEAIKRFTNEVQELGFELDLGKVQRPHYVDKNDPFVQTLVQAYRNQTGDMTEPYTIGGGTYARNLDKGVAFGAMFSDSEDLMHQRNEYITKKQLFNATSIYLEALYALCVEE
- a CDS encoding YtxH domain-containing protein, whose amino-acid sequence is MAKSGNFLRAVVGIGAAAAAVLLTRKDSRDKLKNEYDKYKENPESYKQNAKDLASQIASNASQTFNEVKQDPKGYADKVKQDPKAFVQEQKERFSNNNPDAAAPTLDDAKQSDEPQHNIRIVTDEDLKQNGNESSNQNQSHNDNK
- a CDS encoding pseudouridine synthase, encoding MRLDKFLANMGVGTRSEVKQLLKKNQVQVNGKNEKQSKAHINPEEDSVTVNGNLITYVDKVYIMLNKPAGYISATEDNEHSTVLDLIDDFQNLNIFPVGRLDKDTTGLILLTNDGQFNHDIMSPNKHVSKVYRVEAEKAVSQQDIEIFADGVELSDGKAQPAELKCTEESKIVYVTIQEGRFHQVKRMFHAIDNEVLQLKRVQIGQLQLDSTLSEGEYRELTKEEIELVQQ